Proteins encoded by one window of Actinocorallia herbida:
- a CDS encoding MMPL family transporter, whose protein sequence is MASLLYRLGLTSVRHRVIVTLVWLAVFVGAGVGAAALSGSTVSTFEIPRQESTTALDLMHERFGAASTGGTAQVVVQAPAGAQVTDQATAARVTALVGELKGLPGVASVSDPLDPQAPVVSVDRRAAYSTVTYAAPAQEVTELQREALLDAVDRARDGGLTVEARGDALQEQVHLGGPAEVIGVVVALLVLALTYGSLITAGMNLLTAVVGVGIGALGVITLTGFTDIQATTPVLAVMLGLAVGIDYALFIITRFRHELNAGRPVPEAAAMAVGTAGSAVVTAGLTVVIALAGLAVAGIPFLTQMGLAAAASVVVAVLIAITLVPAMTGFVGHRALPRRSRTGARHAEAHKDHGFYAGWARLVTRHRWGSLLAAVAALAVIAVPVASMRTSLVQHPAEGGTQAKAEQIISESFGAGFTGPLLILIDGTDAPGRAAAVRQQTAALPHVALATAPRTATDRSAALITVVPGSGPDSAATTELVHTLRADLTDTDGARIYVTGTTAVNIDVSQKLDDALPRYLALVVGLALVLLVLVFRSLLVPIVGVLGFLLTIGATLGATTAVFQWGWLADLVNARSTGPLMSLSPIIIIGILFGLAMDYQVFLVSRMHEAHSHGADPRTAVTTGFRQAAPVVMAAATIMFAVFAGFVPQGDATIKPIAFALATGILFDAVVIRMIAVPAALALLGSTAWKLPRALRRLPVLDVEGAALRSGSPDADAPELEPAASL, encoded by the coding sequence ATGGCATCGCTGTTGTACCGGCTGGGGCTCACCTCGGTCCGGCACCGGGTCATCGTCACGCTCGTCTGGCTCGCCGTGTTCGTCGGCGCCGGCGTGGGCGCGGCGGCCTTGTCCGGATCGACCGTCTCCACCTTCGAGATCCCCCGGCAGGAGTCGACCACCGCGCTGGACCTCATGCACGAGCGCTTCGGCGCCGCCTCGACCGGCGGCACCGCCCAGGTCGTGGTCCAGGCCCCGGCGGGAGCACAGGTCACCGACCAGGCGACGGCGGCCCGGGTCACCGCGCTCGTCGGCGAACTGAAGGGCCTGCCCGGCGTGGCATCGGTCAGCGATCCCCTGGATCCGCAAGCGCCCGTCGTGTCGGTGGACCGGAGAGCCGCCTACAGCACCGTCACGTACGCCGCGCCCGCGCAGGAGGTCACCGAGCTCCAGCGCGAAGCCCTGCTGGACGCCGTCGACCGGGCGCGCGACGGCGGGCTGACGGTGGAGGCGCGCGGCGACGCCCTCCAGGAACAGGTGCACCTCGGCGGCCCCGCCGAAGTGATCGGCGTCGTCGTCGCGCTGCTCGTGCTCGCCCTCACCTACGGCTCGCTCATCACGGCGGGCATGAACCTGCTCACCGCGGTCGTCGGCGTGGGCATCGGCGCGCTCGGCGTCATCACGCTCACCGGGTTCACCGACATCCAGGCCACGACGCCGGTGCTCGCCGTGATGCTCGGGCTGGCCGTCGGCATCGACTACGCGCTGTTCATCATCACGCGCTTCCGGCATGAGCTCAACGCCGGACGGCCGGTGCCGGAGGCCGCGGCGATGGCGGTCGGGACCGCCGGATCCGCCGTCGTCACCGCCGGTCTCACCGTCGTGATCGCCCTGGCCGGGCTGGCCGTCGCCGGGATCCCCTTCCTCACCCAGATGGGCCTGGCCGCCGCGGCGAGCGTCGTCGTCGCCGTCCTCATCGCGATCACCCTGGTCCCCGCCATGACCGGTTTCGTCGGACATCGCGCGCTGCCGCGCCGCTCGCGGACCGGTGCCAGGCACGCGGAAGCGCACAAAGATCACGGCTTCTACGCGGGCTGGGCGCGCCTGGTCACCCGCCACCGGTGGGGCAGCCTGCTCGCCGCCGTCGCCGCCCTGGCGGTGATCGCGGTCCCGGTCGCCTCGATGCGCACCTCGCTCGTCCAGCACCCCGCGGAAGGCGGCACCCAGGCCAAGGCCGAGCAGATCATCTCCGAGAGCTTCGGCGCGGGCTTCACCGGGCCGCTCCTCATCCTCATCGACGGGACCGACGCGCCCGGCCGCGCCGCCGCCGTCCGGCAGCAGACCGCGGCCCTCCCCCACGTCGCGCTGGCCACCGCACCGCGGACGGCCACGGACCGTTCCGCCGCGCTGATCACCGTGGTGCCCGGCTCCGGTCCGGACAGCGCCGCCACGACCGAGCTCGTGCACACGCTGCGGGCCGACCTCACCGACACCGATGGCGCCAGGATCTACGTCACCGGCACCACGGCGGTGAACATCGACGTGTCCCAGAAGCTCGACGACGCCCTGCCGCGCTACCTCGCGCTCGTCGTCGGACTCGCCCTGGTCCTGCTCGTCCTCGTGTTCCGCTCCCTGCTCGTCCCGATCGTCGGCGTCCTCGGCTTCCTGCTCACCATCGGCGCGACGCTCGGCGCCACCACGGCCGTCTTCCAATGGGGCTGGCTCGCCGACCTGGTGAACGCCCGGTCCACCGGCCCCCTGATGAGCCTCTCGCCGATCATCATCATCGGCATCCTGTTCGGCCTGGCCATGGACTACCAGGTCTTCCTGGTCTCCCGCATGCACGAGGCGCACTCCCACGGCGCCGACCCCCGCACCGCCGTCACCACCGGCTTCCGCCAGGCCGCCCCCGTCGTCATGGCCGCGGCGACGATCATGTTCGCCGTCTTCGCCGGGTTCGTCCCCCAGGGCGACGCCACCATCAAACCCATCGCCTTCGCCCTGGCCACCGGCATCCTCTTCGACGCCGTCGTCATCCGCATGATCGCGGTCCCCGCCGCCCTGGCCCTGCTCGGCTCCACCGCCTGGAAACTGCCCCGCGCCCTACGCCGCCTGCCCGTTCTCGACGTGGAAGGCGCCGCCCTGCGATCCGGGTCGCCGGATGCCGACGCCCCCGAACTCGAACCTGCCGCATCCCTCTGA
- a CDS encoding TetR/AcrR family transcriptional regulator: MLRQTRQQVDDAIIDCAATLFARHGLKETSLQRIADAVGYSKSGLLRHYPSKEALQDAVLERCLAGLHQIVREVAGQDPGPERDRAALRALAELVMRRPGFVALLLSGLLHLPADCEHEVLKEHIDTLMSAFDVHPDTYDSDPNRVIRVAGALGALGVARFALQNHLTAASLDELVEVSHRALGH; the protein is encoded by the coding sequence ATGCTTCGCCAGACACGCCAGCAGGTCGATGACGCGATCATCGACTGCGCCGCCACGTTGTTCGCCCGGCACGGGCTGAAGGAGACCTCGCTCCAGCGCATCGCGGACGCCGTGGGCTACTCCAAGAGCGGTCTGCTGAGGCACTACCCGTCCAAGGAGGCCCTGCAGGACGCGGTCCTCGAGCGCTGCCTCGCCGGACTCCACCAGATCGTGCGGGAGGTGGCCGGCCAGGACCCGGGACCGGAGCGCGACCGGGCCGCGCTCCGGGCGCTGGCGGAACTGGTGATGCGCCGCCCCGGGTTCGTCGCCCTGCTCCTCTCCGGACTGCTGCACCTGCCGGCCGACTGCGAACACGAGGTGCTGAAGGAGCACATCGACACCCTCATGTCGGCGTTCGACGTCCACCCCGACACCTACGACAGCGACCCGAACAGGGTCATCCGCGTCGCAGGCGCCCTCGGCGCCCTGGGCGTAGCCCGCTTCGCCCTGCAGAACCACCTGACGGCCGCCTCCCTCGACGAACTCGTCGAAGTCAGCCACCGCGCCCTCGGCCACTAG
- a CDS encoding class I SAM-dependent methyltransferase, with the protein MLYDVDSFLAGRQTLYGIELELAGDVTGQDVLHLQCHFGMDTLNWARLGARVTGVDFSTPALVRARELAGRAGLTADFVEADTQNLPARLAGGFDLVIATYGVLCWIGDLDAWMRGAAMALRPGGRLVLVDLHPAYQTLASFEPLVADWPYGGGEPQREVVAGTYADPVLPMTAREVVQYPHSVGEIVTAAAGAGLIIDRLVEHTEVEFPGSRILPEGPDGTRRFPFGDTYLPVLYSLRARSPRTATA; encoded by the coding sequence ATGCTGTACGACGTCGATTCGTTCCTGGCGGGCCGGCAGACGCTCTACGGGATCGAGCTGGAGCTGGCCGGTGATGTGACCGGCCAGGATGTGCTGCATCTGCAGTGCCACTTCGGCATGGACACACTCAACTGGGCCCGTCTGGGTGCCAGGGTCACCGGTGTCGATTTCTCGACGCCGGCGCTCGTCCGGGCACGCGAGCTGGCCGGGCGCGCCGGGCTGACCGCCGATTTCGTCGAGGCGGACACCCAGAATCTACCGGCCCGCCTGGCGGGCGGATTCGACCTCGTGATCGCCACGTACGGTGTGCTGTGCTGGATCGGGGACCTTGACGCGTGGATGCGTGGTGCGGCGATGGCGCTGCGGCCAGGTGGAAGGCTGGTGCTGGTCGACCTGCATCCCGCGTACCAGACCCTCGCCAGCTTTGAGCCGCTCGTGGCCGACTGGCCCTACGGGGGAGGAGAGCCCCAGCGCGAGGTCGTCGCGGGCACGTATGCGGACCCGGTCCTGCCGATGACCGCACGGGAGGTGGTCCAGTACCCGCATTCGGTGGGCGAGATCGTGACGGCGGCCGCCGGAGCGGGACTGATCATCGACCGGCTCGTCGAGCACACCGAGGTCGAATTCCCCGGAAGCCGCATCCTGCCCGAAGGCCCCGACGGCACACGTCGGTTCCCGTTCGGTGACACCTACCTCCCCGTCCTCTACTCGCTGAGAGCGAGATCACCCCGAACGGCCACGGCGTAG